Sequence from the Rhodococcus jostii RHA1 genome:
CACCCCGTGGGGGCGTCCGCTACTGGACGTGCGCCGCGCGTTGACCCGGCAGGCCTGCGCGGAACTGGGACTGAGCCCGCACGAGGACCCGCACAACGCCTCCCCCGACTTCGTGCGGGTGCGGCTGCGCACCGAGGTGCTGCCGCTGCTCGAGGACGTCCTGGGCGGCGGCGTCGCCGGGGCCCTCGCCCGCACCGGGGAACACCTGCGCGAGGAAGGTGCGGTCCTCGACGCGATGGCCGCCGACGCCCAGGCAAAGGCCGTGGTGGAAGGCGAAATCGACACCGCCCTGCTCGCTCTGTCGGCGCCACCGGTCCGCCGGCGGGTGCTGCGCAGCTGGCTCCTCGCGGCCGGTGCCCGCGGTCTCGGAGACACCCAGCTGCGGGCCGTGGACGACCTCGTCGCACGGTGGCGGGGACAGGGGCAGGTGGCGATCGGGGGCGGAACACCGGACGCGAGGTTCGTGGTCCGCCGACGACGTGGCAGGCTGAACGTCGGATTGGACGACCGACGAAGGGTTTGATCGCGTGTACGAAGGCGACATCGCATCGGTACTGATCTCCGAGGACGAGATCCGTCGACGTACCGTCGAACTGGCCGAGGAGATCGCCAAGCGCTACCCGGAGGGCGCCCCGGAGGGGGATCTGCTCCTGGTGGGTGTCCTCAAGGGCGCCATCTTCTTCATGACCGACTTCGCGCGGGCCCTCCCCATCCCCACCCAGATGGAGTTCATGGCCGTCAGCTCCTACGGGTCGTCCACGTCGTCCTCGGGCGTCGTGCGCATCCTCAAGGACCTCGACAAGGACATCGCAGGCCGGCACGTGCTGATCGTCGAGGACATCATCGACTCCGGTCTGACGCTGTCCTGGCTGATGCGCAACCTGTCGAGCCGCAACCCCGCGTCGCTCGAGGTCGTCACGCTGCTGCGCAAGCCCGACGCCATCAAGGTCGACGTCAACGTCGCGAACGTCGGCTTCGACATTCCCAACGAATTCGTCGTCGGGTACGGCCTCGACTACGCCGAGCGTTACCGCGACCTGCCGTACATCGGGACCCTCGAGCCTTCCGTCTACGGCGGCTGATCTCCGCGCCGCCCGTCAGCGGACGGGTTCGTGGGATACGGCGAGCTCCAGCGCCCGCAGGTCCTGCTCCAGTTGCCGGAACAGCCAGTACACGCCGACGAACGCGAAGATGCCGCCGACGCACAGGATGCGGACCGCGATGATCACCAGCGTGATCTCGTCGGGCGACAGGAACGTCACCCCGGCCACACCGGCCAGCGGAACCGAGGCGGCCACCGCGAGATACAGCGTGCTCCGGCGGTCGAGACCCCGCAGTTTGTGCGCGTCGGCGCTGCTGGCGATGTCCTGCGGCAGCAGGGTCGGGTAGATGCAGCGCACCGCGAAGAACGCCACCACGAAGAACGGGTACGCCACCGACACGGCACCGCACACGATCAATGATGCGATGAAGTGCACGTACGCGCCCGGCGGCACGTTCCCCGCCGCGAGTTGCAGGGAAATCGGATAGGCGATGCCCGCGATGACCCACAACCCGAACACCACGAGCACGACGCGGTCGCCGAGCAGCAGCGTGTCGGTGCGGGCCCGGGCCAGCGTCTGGCGGTCGTACGTTTTCCCCTTGCGCAGACCCCGCGGAACGAGCAGCGGATATCGGCACCAGTAGAGCAGCATGATCGCGCCCAACGGGAACGCGATCGAATTGATCACCAATTGGATCGATTCGAACGAGTGCTGGGCCTCCGGCGTCAGATTGCTGATGATCAGCATCTTGTTGTGGTGATAGTTGTAGGCGCCCGCGAGGGCATTCGGCACCGCGATACCGATCACCAGAATCGGGAGGGCGAATCGGCGCAGCCGCATGCGCCAACTGTTCGGCGGCGGATCGACGAGGTCCCGGGCCCGCGGATTCAGGCACAGGTCGAATTGCTGGGCCAGTTCGGCGCCGGACGACCACCGGTCCTCCGGTTTCGGTGCCAGACACGTCAGCAGCACCCGTCGCAGCGACGGCGGGCAGTCGTAGGGCAACTGGTCCAGAAATTCGGGGTCGATGTCGCGGCTGCGGCGGTCCAGCATCGCTTCGAGTGCGACGAGCGACTCGCTCGACACGTCCTCGTCCTCGAACGGACGCCGCCCGCACATCAGCTCCCACAGCATCACCCCGAGGGCGAAGATGTCGCTGCGGGTGTCGAGGTCCGCCGCCGTCCCCGGCATGCCGCGGTGACACGCCTCGAGCTGCTCGGGCGACATGTACGCCAGGGACCCGCCGAAGTAGGCGAGCGGTGACGCCCCGGTGACGGTGTCGCTGAAACTGATGTTGAAATCGGCTAGCTTCGGCACACCCTCGGCCGTCAACAGGATATTGGCGGGCTTGATGTCGCGGTGCAGGACGCCGCGCTTACCGGCGTAGTCGAGGGCTTCGGCCAGTCGCCGCCCCAGCCACGCGATGGTCTCCGGCCAGGTGAGCGACGCGATCTCGTCCCGCACACTCGAGTCGGTGGGCCTGAGCTCGCCCTTCTCCCGCATCTCCTCGTCGACCACGTCCAGCAGCAGACTGCCCGTCCGGTCCTGTTCCGGGGTCACACGCACGCGGCGCAGCACCCGCAGCAGGGTGCCACCCGGCAGGTACTGCATGTAGAGGAGGCGTAGCTGGCGGTCTTCGAGCAACCGCTGGTCGAACACGCGCACGATGTAGTTGTGGTCGAGCTGAGCGAGGGTCTGCGGCTCGTTCCCCTTGTCGTGCGAGATCTTCACCGCGACGAGTCGCTGCATCGACCGCTGTCGTGCCAGGAACACGCGGCCGAACGCGCCGCTGCCCAGGCCCATCAGCAAGTCGAAGTCGTCGACCTGCTGACCGACCTCCACATCGTCGAGAGCCGCATTGCTCGGCGGCTTGGTGATGAGCGTGTCCGGCTGCCTGGCGGTCACGGTCGGACCGGCGGCCGCGGTTTGTTCGGCGGCGGCGGTTTGTTCGGCGGCGGCGGTCTGCTCGGCGGTCATCGTCCGTGCGGACACGGTGTGCGCAGCAACCACCGTCGACGGGCCGGCCGCGACCGTCGCTTCGCTGCTCTCGTGTTCGGAGTTCGTGACTCCGACGGTCCGTTCGGCAGAGTCCGATCCAGCGGCCGATCCGTCTCTGCCCGACCCGTTTCCTCTGGTCATTGCACATCGAGGGTTCTACTGGGCGGGTTCTCTGGGCACATCGAGGTTGTCTGGAGCGGTGTGAAGAGTCCCATCCAGGGACAAGCGAATGGTAACCCCACAGACCTACCGTATCCAGCGCGAATACTCGAAATGCCTGCTTCGCTGCACCATATACTCGGGTAATGGGGGACTCCCCGTTCACCTCAGCCGTCGTCGTCGCCGAGCAGGTTCGCTCGGGCGTCTCGAGCCCGATGGAGCATGTCGAGGCCGCGCTCGCGGCCATCGAACAGCGTGAACCGAAGATTCAGGCGTTCGTCACCGTCCTCGCCGAACAGGCCCGAGCCGACGCGCTCGCCCTCTCCCGCAGGCCGGATCTGTCCACACTTCCGCTGGCAGGAGTGCCCGTCGCGATCAAAGACGTCATCTCGGTGGCCGGGCTGCCGATGCGCGAGGGATCGGGTGCGACCAGTGCCGAACCGAGGGTCGCCGATCACCCGGTCGTCGCGCGACTGCGGGCGGCGGGAGCGGTGGTCGTGGGCCTGACCACCCTCCCCGAACTGGCGGTGTGGGGAACCACCGACGCGCCCGGCCACATCACCCGCAATCCGTGGAATCCGTCCCTGACCTGTGGGGGTTCGTCCGGGGGAGCCGCCGCCGCCGTCGCCGCGGGGATGGTGCCCCTGGCCCACGGGACCGACGGTCTGGGGTCGATCCGCATCCCGTCGGCGAACTGCGGAGTGTTCGGTATCAAACCGGGCAGGGGAGTCGTGCCGTCCGAACTCGGCGCCACCTCGTGGTTCGGCATGGCCGAGAACGGGCCCATCGCCACGACCGTCGACGACGCTGCCCTCATGCTGTCCGTCCTCGCCGATCGACCCGAACTCGCGCGGATCGGCGCATCGGAACCGTTGCGGATCGCGGTGGCGGCAGGGTCGCCGACGTTCCTTGCCACGGTCGATCCGCAGTGGCGGGACGCGGCCGTGCGCGCCGGCACGGAACTGACCGGCTCGGGTCACGACGTCGAGCCCGCGACGTTGCCCTACCCGGTCAACCTGCTCCCCGTGCTCGCCCGCTGGACCGCGGGAACGGCCGCCGACGCGAAGGGACTCGATCTGCGGCGACTGCAGCCGCGGACCCGCAGGCACGTCGCGCTGGGCCGCGCGCTGGGCCGGTTCGTCCGCCCGGAGCAGGTGGGCAGGCTCGAAGAGTCGCTACGCGCTTTCTTCGAGAACTACGACGTGGTGATCACACCCGCTCTCGCGCAGCCGCCGCTCGCGGCGACGACGTGGAGCGAGCGGTCGTGGCTGTCGAACATCGTGGCCAACGTGCGGTACGCCCCGCTCAGCGCGCTGTGGAATCTCGTCGGGTGGCCTGCGGCGAGTGTCCCCGTCGGCACGCACTCGCATTCGGGCACCCCGCTGGCCGTGCAGATCGCGGCGCCGCCCGGGGGTGAGGCCAGGATCCTGGCCCTGGCCGCTCACATCGAGCGGGTGGGCGGCGGTTGGCCGAGGGTCGCGCCCGCGCGGTGAACTCCCGCACATTCGGACCCGGATCGAGTCCGAGGGAACCGATGGGCAACCGCATGCGTTGAAAGAAAAGAGACCGCTCCCAACGGCGGTTGGCTGCTACCTGGAGTCGCCGGGGTGCCTTCGCGGTAACCTGGTTTGTCCGGTTGGCAGCCGGAAGGCGCACCCGGAAGACCCGCACTCTCGAAAGGACCGGCCATATCGGCCGACCTGTATGAACCGTAAGACTGTGTTTCGAAACCTGGCGATAGTTGCCGGCATCCTGCTGGTGATCTACGCCTTCAGCTACTTCGGCAACGACACGCGCGGATTCCAGGGTGTCGACACCTCCGTGGCGATCGCGCAGCTCGACGCGAACAACGTCGACAAGGCGCAGATCGACGACCGGGAGCAGCAGGTGCGCCTGTGGCTGAAGGACGGCAACGACGCCACCGACGGCAAGACCGAGATCCTCGCGAAGTATCCGGCGTCGGCGTCCGAGCAGATCTTCAACAAGATCTCCGACAAGGGCCTGCAGAGCTATAACACCACGGTCACGCAGGAGAGCTGGCTCACGTCCATCCTGCTGTTCGTCCTGCCGATGGTGATTCTGCTCGGCATCTTCTTCTTCGTGATGAGTCGCATGCAGGGCGGCGGTCGTGGCGGCGTCATGGGCTTCGGCAAGTCGAAGGCCAAGCAGCTCAACAAGGACATGCCGAAGACCACGTTCGCCGACGTCGCGGGTGCGGACGAGGCCGTCGAAGAGCTGTACGAGATCAAGGACTTCCTGCAGAACCCGATGCGCTACCAGTCGCTGGGCGCGAAGATCCCGCGCGGCGTGCTGCTGTACGGGCCGCCCGGAACCGGTAAGACACTTCTCGCCCGCGCGGTGGCAGGCGAGGCCGGCGTCCCGTTCTTCACAATCTCCGGTTCGGACTTCGTCGAGATGTTCGTCGGTGTGGGTGCGTCCCGCGTACGCGACATGTTCGACCAGGCCAAGCAGAACAGCCCCTGCATCATCTTCGTCGACGAGATCGACGCCGTCGGACGCCAGCGTGGCGCCGGCCTCGGCGGCGGTCACGACGAGCGTGAGCAGACCCTCAACCAGTTGCTGGTCGAGATGGACGGTTTCGGTGACCGCACCGGCGTCATCCTCATCGCCGCCACCAACCGCCCCGACATCCTCGACCCGGCGTTGCTGCGCCCGGGCCGCTTCGACCGTCAGATCCCGGTCGGCGCCCCCGACCTCGCCGGTCGTCGCGCCATCCTGAAGGTCCACTCGCAGGGCAAGCCGATCGATCAGCACGCCGACCTCGAGGGCCTGGCCAAGCGCACCGTCGGAATGTCGGGTGCAGATCTGGCCAACGTCATCAACGAGGCCGCGCTGCTCACGGCCCGCGAGAACGGCACCGTCATCACGGAGGCCGCGCTCGAGGAGTCCGTCGACCGTGTCGTCGGCGGTCCCCGCCGCAAGAGCCGCATCATCAGCGAGCACGAGAAGAAGATCACCGCGTACCACGAGGGCGGGCACACGCTCGCCGCGTGGGCGATGCCCGACATCGAGCCTGTCTACAAGGTCACCATCCTCGCCCGCGGCCGCACCGGCGGTCACGCGATGACGGTGCCCGAGGACGACAAGGGCCTGATGACGCGGTCCGAGATGATCGCCCGACTCGTCATGGCGATGGGTGGCCGTGCGGCCGAGGAACTCGTGTTCCACGAGCCGACCACCGGTGCGTCCTCCGACATCGACATGGCAACGAAGATCGCCCGGTCGATGGTCACCGAGTACGGCATGAGCGCCAAGCTGGGTGCGGTGCGGTACGGCCAGGAGGGTGGAGACCCGTTCCTGGGCCGGTCGATGGGTCAGCAGTCCGACTACTCGCACGAGGTCGCGCGCGAGATCGACGAAGAGGTCCGGAACCTCATCGAGGCCGCGCACACCGAGGCGTGGGCGATCCTCAACGAGTACCGCGACGTGCTGGACATCCTGGCCACCGAACTGCTCGAACGCGAGACGCTCACCCGCAAGGATCTCGAGAAGATCTTCCACAGCGTCGAGAAGCGCCCGCGTATCACCGCGTTCAACGACTTCGGTCACCGGACGCCGTCCGACAAGCCGCCGGTCAAGACGCCGCGGGAACTCGCGGTCGAGCGCGGCGAGCCGTGGCCCCAGCAGCCCGAGCCGGTGTTCGCCCAGCAGCAGTCGCAGCAGGCTCCGTCGCAGCAGCAGTACCCGCAGCCGGCGCCCGCCAACGGTTACTCGCAGCCGGCACCGGCCCGGCCGCAGGGTGGGATGACGCAGCCGCGTCCGGACTACGGCGCCCCCGCGGGTTGGTCGGCTCCGGGCTGGCCGCCTCGCGATCCGGGCAACCAGAACCCGGAGGGGCAGTACCCCGGGAACCAGGGTCCGGGGAACCAGTGGAACCCGCCGCACGAGCAGCGTGGCACCGGCGACGACGATGCGCAGACGAGGGCCTGGAAAGGACCGGACGGATCCAACTGATCCGCCCGACACTAGGCTGTTGCTTCGGGACGATCGGTCCCGGTACTGGAGGAGTTTCGGTTGTCGGTGAATCATCTCGGTAGTGAGCCCGTGGCACTCGAGACGGGCCGGGTGTTCGATCAGCCGCGTGCCGAAGCTGCGGTGCGCGAACTGCTGATCGCGATCGGTGAAGATCCGGACCGTCCCGGACTCCGGGATACGCCCTCCCGCGTGGCGCGGTCGTACCGCGAGGTCTTCGCGGGCCTCTACACCGACCCGGACACGGTGCTGAACACGACGTTCGACGAGGGGCACCAGGAGCTGGTGCTCGTTCGCGACATTCCGCTGTACTCCACGTGTGAGCACCATCTCGTGTCGTTCCACGGGGTTGCCCACGTCGGGTACATCCCCGGTAAGACGGGCAAGGTGACCGGGCTGTCGAAGCTGGCGCGCGTCGTCGACCTGTACGCCAAGCGTCCGCAGGTCCAGGAGCGTCTGACCAGCCAGATCGCCGACGCCGTCATGCGCAAGCTCGACCCGCGCGGTGCGATCGTGGTCATCGAGGCCGAGCACCTGTGCATGGCGATGCGGGGCATCCGCAAGCCTGGTGCGAGTACCACCACCTCCGCGGTGCGTGGTCTGCTCCAGTCCAGCGCGGCCTCACGTTCCGAGGCTCTGGACCTTATTCTGCGGAAGTGACCGTGATCGAGCTGCCCTCGCCAGGCCGAACCGTGGTGATGGGCGTCCTGAACGTCACCACCGATTCCTTCTCCGACGGCGGACGCTTCCTCGATCGTGACGCCGCACTCGCGCGCGGTCTCGAGCTGAAGCGTCTCGGCGTCGACATCGTCGACGTCGGTGGCGAGTCCACCCGCCCGGGCGCGGCGCGGGTCGATCCCGACGTCGAAGCCGGTCGCGTCGCACCCGTGATCGCGGATCTGGTGGGCGAGGGCATCTGCGTCAGTGTCGACACGATGCGGGCGTCCGTCGCGGAGGCCGCGATCGAGGCGGGTGCGTCGATCATCAACGACGTCGCCGGTGGCCGCGCGGATGCCGCGATGGCCTCGGTGGTCGCGGACGCCGGAGTGCCGTGGATCCTGATGCACTGGCGTTCGGCTGCCGACTACGTGCACCGCGGCACCGCCGATCACTACGACGACGTGGTCCGGGAGGTTCGGGACGAGCTGATGACCCAGGTCGACCTGGCCGTGAAGGCCGGGGTGGATCCGGGTTCCCTGGTGCTGGATCCGGGTCTGGGTTTTGCGAAGAACGCCGACCACAACTGGGCGCTGCTGAAGGCGCTGCCCGAGTTCAACGAGCTGGGATTCCCCGTCCTGATCGGCGCGTCGCGCAAGCGGTTCCTGGGTTCGCTGTTGGCGGATGCGGACGGGGAGCCGCGGCCGCCCGCCGGACGGGAGATCGCGACCGCCGTCGTTTCGGCGCTCGCCGCGACCCACGGGGCGTGGGGAGTGCGCGTGCACGATGCGCAGGGTTCCCTCGACGCCATCGCGGTCGCCGAGGCCTGGGCAAAGGGTGCAGCCGGACGTGAGTGATCGAATCGAGTTGCGCGGCTTGAAGGTTCGTGGAAATCACGGCGTCTTCGAACACGAGAAGCGGGATGGTCAGGACTTCTACGTCGACATCACCGTGTGGATGGACCTCGCCCCGGCGGCCGCATCGGACGACCTCGACGACACCCTCGACTACGGCGGACTGGCCGAGCGCGCGGCCGCGATCGTCGCGGGGCCCCCACGGGACCTCATCGAGACCGTCGCCGCGGAGATCGCGGACGGGGTGATGACCGACCCTCGCGTCCGGAGCACGGAGGTGGTGTTGCACAAGCCGTCCGCGCCGATTCCGCTGACGTTCGCGGACGTCGCGGTGGTCGCGCACAGGTCGCGGCCATGAGTCGCGCGGTGTTGTCGATCGGATCGAACGTCGGCGACAGTCTTGCCCATCTGCAGTCCGTTCTCGACGGGCTGGGTGACGCGGTCGTGGCGGTCTCTCCGGTGTATTCGACGGCGCCGTGGGGCGGTGTGGAGCAGCAGGACTTCCTCAACGCGGTTCTCGTCGTCGACGATCCCGCACTCGACGGTTACGGCTGGCTGCGACGCGGGCAGGAACTCGAGGCCGCCGCCGACCGGGTGCGGATCGAACGGTGGGGCCCCCGCACGCTCGACGTCGACGTCGTCACGTGCGACGACGTCCGCAGCGACGACCCGGAACTGACGTTGCCGCACCCGAGAGCACACGAGCGTGCGTTCGTGCTGATTCCGTGGCTGGACGTCGAACCCGAGGCCGTCCTGCGGGTCGACGGGACGACGACCCGGGTGGATGCGCTGCTGCCACTGCTGGACGACGACGAACGGGCCGGCGTGCACCGGACGCAACTCGTTCTGGACCGGCGGTCGCGATGAAGCCGGAACCGACGGGCACGATGAAACCCACCCGGATCTGGGATCTGCTGTTCCTGGCCGCTCTCGCCGTCGCCGCCACCTGGATCCTGGTCCGGGTGTTCTACGGCTCGTTTCCGCCGATTCCCGTGTACGCCGGGGCGTCGCTGTACCCGGTCGCGCTGATCGAGGTCGTGCTCGCGTTCATGGTGCGATCCCGGGTCAGCAATCATCAGGTGGGCGACGGACCGCGTCAGCTGCACCCGATCACCGCCGCCCGGGTGGCGGCGCTCGCCAAGGCGTCCGCGCTCGTCGGTGCCGCGACGGCGGGGGTGTGGGGCGGTTTCCTGCTGTACCTGCTTCCGCAGCGGTCGGTGCTCCGGGCTGCGGTCTCGGACACTCCCGGCGCGTGGGTGGGTCTCGTCGCCGCGCTTGCCCTCGTCGGCGCGGCGCTGTGGTTGGAACATTGCTGCCGCACTCCCGACGACCCCTCGGACGAGCCGGCGCACTAGGGCACAGGGGATCGCCGCAGGTCCGATGGAATGCGCGGCGCACCCTTCGCGGCCAAGTACCCTGGCACCATGACGAATCCTGGTCGCCTCAAGTCTGCGCGCCGCAACAGGCGCAGCGCGAGCCAGATGATCGTTGCGGGGTTGCTCGCCCTCGCGGTGATCGCGTCCCTCTTCCTGATCTTCAGCGACAGCGTCCAACTCCTGCGGGTGGGCCTGGTGGCCGCACTGTGGGCCGCCACGGTCGGTGCCATCGCCATGACGAAGTACCGGCGCGAGTCGGCGCTCGACAAGGCGAAGGTCAACGACCTGCAGACCGTCTACGAGTTGCAGCTCGAGCGGGAGATCTCGGCACGGCGCGAATACGAGCTCACCGTCGAGAAGCGGGTGCGCAGCGAGGTGCGCGCCGACGCCGAAGAACTTGCCGCGCTGCGTGCCGAACTCTCGTCGCTCCGCAAGAATCTCGAGGCCCTGTTCGACGGCGCGATGCCGACCGAACGGATCGCGCTGCGGGCGGATTCGACGCGTGTGCAGGAACTTGCAGGCGGGTCGTACAGCAGTTACCAGCCTGCTGCGTCGGGCCTGTACATCCCAGGGGCGGGACATGCCGCCGGGGCGGGGCATCAGAGTGGTTCCGCCCAGTCGTCGCACCACTTCGCGAATCCGGACGACGATCCGGTCACCGCCGAGACGTCCATCGTCGAGCCCGCCTATGCCGGACACACCGAACCCGAGATCGAGATCGAGGTCGAGCCGGAACCGGAGCCCGAGCAGGTTGCCGAGACTCGGCAGGCTCCCGAGCCGGAGCCGGTCGCGGAGGTCGAGCCCGAACCTGTCGCGAAGCCCGAGCCGGAGCCCGACTCAGAGGCAGCGGCAGGGGCAGAGGCCGAGCCCGAAGCGCGGCCGGGCCGCCGACGCGCGCCCGAGGACGACGAACCGTCGGGTGCGCACGCCAACGGGCTGTCGGTCGCCGAGATCATGGCCAACATGCAGTCGGCATCCGGGGCCGCCCAGAGCACCGGCGGCAGGCGTCGCCGGGCCGAATAAGGCCGGACGCGCCCGAGGATCAACCCGCATCGTGTGAGGCATATATCACTCTGCCTGCGCATGGCGGGCCGTGTTAGAGCCGGGCTATCCTCACCCTGGAACGTCTGGTACCCGCCGAGCGGGACTGGAACGAACGAGAGGACGAAGGTGACCTCTTTCGGGATCACTAATGGCCCTGCGCCTGCGAGGTTGACGGTAGGAATCGTCTCCGCCGGCCGGGTCGGTACAGCAATCGGTGCCGCGTTGGAGCGGGCAGGTCACGTCGTCGTCGCCTGCTCGGCCGTCTCCGACGCGTCACGTCACCGAGCCCGGACCCGGCTTCCCGAGACCGAGATTCTGCCGGTGGCAGAGGTCGCGGCCCGTTCCGAACTGCTCGTTCTCGCCGTCCCCGACGCCGAACTGCCGTCGCTGATCGCGGGGCTGGCCTCCACCCGTGCGGTGCCGAGTCGCGCGATCGTGGCCCACACGTCCGGCGCGAACGGCATCGGGATCCTCGACCCCCTTACCGAGCAGGGCGTCGTTCCGCTCGCGATTCACCCCGCGATGACGTTCACCGGGCACGACGAGGACACCGTCCGTCTCGCGTCCGCCTGTTTCGGCATCACCGCCGCCGACGATATCGGTTACGCGATCGCGCAGTCGCTGGTCCTCGAGATCGGCGGCGAGCCCGTCCGGGTCCGCGAGGACATGCGACCGCTGTACCACGCCGCTCTCGCCCACGGCAGCAACCACCTGGTGACGCTCGTCGTCGACGCCGTGGCCGCGCTGCGCGTCGCCCTCGAAGGCCAGGAACTGCTCGGCCAGGAGTTGATCGGCGACGATCCGAACGGCCTGGCCGAACGAGTTCTCCAGCCGCTACTGTCCGCGGCGCTCGACAACGCCCTGCGGCGCGGGCCGTCGGCGCTGACGGGGCCGGTCGCGCGGGGCGATTCGGAAGCGGTCGCCACGCATCTGCGGGTACTCGAAGAGGTCGATCCGCGGATCGCGGCCGGCTACCGCGCCCTGTCCCTGAGGTCGGCGCAACGCGCCGGTGCGACACCCGAACTGCTGGAAATCCTGGAAGACCGGAGGTGAGTTCCGTGAGCGATCTGCAGGGCGGATACAAGCGCGGCGAACTGACCGTGCACCACGACCCGAGCGTGCTGACCCGGGTCTCGAAGGCGCTGCGCGGTGTCGGCCGCCAGGTCGCGCTCGTGCCGACGATGGGGGCCCTCCACACGGGCCATCTGGAGCTGGTGCGGCAGGCCAAGCTCACCGGCGCGGTGGTGATCGTCTCGATCTTCGTCAACCCGTTGCAGTTCGGCGCCGGCGAAGACCTCGACGCCTACCCGCGCACCCTCGACGCCGATCTCGAACTGCTGCGGGAGGCCGGAGTCGAGCTGGCGTTCGTGCCCACCGCAGCCACCATGTACCCGGCAGGACCGCGGACCACGATCCATCCCGGACCGCTGGGCGCCGAGCTGGAAGGCGTGTCCAGGCCGACGCACTTCGCGGGCATGCTCACCGTCGTCGCCAAGCTGCTGCAGATCGCCGCGCCGAACGTCGCGTACTTCGGTGAGAAGGACTACCAGCAGCTGACGTTGATCCGGCAGATGGTGACCGACCTGAACTTCGACGTCCGGATCTTCGGCGTGCCCACGGTGCGTGAGCACGACGGACTGGCACTGTCTTCGCGCAATCGCTACCTCGACGAGGCGCAGCGCAGCGCGGCGACGGCACTGTCCGCGGCCCTGATCGCCGGCGCCCACGCCGCGGCCGGGGGCGCCGAGGCGATCCTCGCCACCGCGCGCGAGGTGCTGGCGTCCGTCCCTGAGGTGGAGGTCGACTACCTCGAGGTGCGGGGCGTCGATCTCGGCCCCGCCCCCGAGCGGGGCGACGGCAGGCTGCTCGTCGCAGCCAAGGTCGGGACCACCCGCCTGATCGACAACGTCGGTGTCGCCGTCGGCACCGGATTCCTCGAACGCGACGCCGAACCACCGTCGGACGCGTCGGCCGCAGACGAACTTCTTTCCCGCTAGAAGAGTAAGGACCGGAACATGTTTCGCACCATGATGAAGTCGAAGATCCATCGCGCCACCGTCACGCACGCCGACCTGCACTACGTGGGCTCGGTGACGGTCGACCAGGATCTGATGGACGCCGCCGACCTTCTCGAGGGCGAGCAGGTGTGCATCGTCGACATCGACAACGGCGCGCGGCTCGAAACGTATGTGATCGCCGGCGAGCGGGGAAGTGGTGTCATCGGGATCAACGGTGCGGCAGCGCATCTGGTCAAGCCCGGCGACCTCGTCATCCTCATCGCGTACGGCGTCATGAACGAGCAGGAGGTGCGCGACTACGAGCCGCGTGTCGTGTTCGTCGACGCCGCCAACTCACCGATCGAGCTCGGCGCCGACCCCGCGCACGCGCCGGAGGGCTCCGGTCTCATCACCCCGC
This genomic interval carries:
- a CDS encoding Rossmann-like and DUF2520 domain-containing protein, with product MTSFGITNGPAPARLTVGIVSAGRVGTAIGAALERAGHVVVACSAVSDASRHRARTRLPETEILPVAEVAARSELLVLAVPDAELPSLIAGLASTRAVPSRAIVAHTSGANGIGILDPLTEQGVVPLAIHPAMTFTGHDEDTVRLASACFGITAADDIGYAIAQSLVLEIGGEPVRVREDMRPLYHAALAHGSNHLVTLVVDAVAALRVALEGQELLGQELIGDDPNGLAERVLQPLLSAALDNALRRGPSALTGPVARGDSEAVATHLRVLEEVDPRIAAGYRALSLRSAQRAGATPELLEILEDRR
- the panC gene encoding pantoate--beta-alanine ligase codes for the protein MSDLQGGYKRGELTVHHDPSVLTRVSKALRGVGRQVALVPTMGALHTGHLELVRQAKLTGAVVIVSIFVNPLQFGAGEDLDAYPRTLDADLELLREAGVELAFVPTAATMYPAGPRTTIHPGPLGAELEGVSRPTHFAGMLTVVAKLLQIAAPNVAYFGEKDYQQLTLIRQMVTDLNFDVRIFGVPTVREHDGLALSSRNRYLDEAQRSAATALSAALIAGAHAAAGGAEAILATAREVLASVPEVEVDYLEVRGVDLGPAPERGDGRLLVAAKVGTTRLIDNVGVAVGTGFLERDAEPPSDASAADELLSR
- the panD gene encoding aspartate 1-decarboxylase — translated: MFRTMMKSKIHRATVTHADLHYVGSVTVDQDLMDAADLLEGEQVCIVDIDNGARLETYVIAGERGSGVIGINGAAAHLVKPGDLVILIAYGVMNEQEVRDYEPRVVFVDAANSPIELGADPAHAPEGSGLITPRMLSTLDAERESSLV